The Sediminispirochaeta bajacaliforniensis DSM 16054 genome window below encodes:
- a CDS encoding carbohydrate ABC transporter permease, with amino-acid sequence MVKRTSPIRKILFFLLVLGIVFFSLFPFFQMLSTSLKFPAEWGDPSLIPKHINLDAYKELLNIGQGTKNVPESVRTLLEETPNLTTSQRKAILDKYKSTGDVFPFITYFLNSLILSFSAAFVTVLLAILGAYSFSRLRYPGRSLIQRGVLFVYMFGGILLLIPLYRMFVNLGWVSIPSGAFLSLLIIYIVQTLPVSLYMLGNYFRTIPFSIEEAAMIEGSTRFGTIWRIIIPLSISAIVTVFIYCFMIAWNEYLFASVFLKNFRDLYTLPMGLKALIHSKNAIWDRIMAASVLTATPVIVLFMTVQKNLAGGMTEGGVKE; translated from the coding sequence ATGGTAAAACGAACAAGTCCGATCAGAAAAATCCTCTTTTTCCTTTTGGTGCTGGGCATTGTGTTTTTTAGCCTTTTCCCTTTTTTTCAGATGCTTTCGACGTCTCTGAAGTTCCCTGCCGAATGGGGGGATCCCTCGCTTATTCCCAAACATATCAATCTCGACGCATATAAGGAGCTCTTGAATATTGGCCAGGGAACCAAGAATGTCCCTGAATCGGTACGTACCCTTTTGGAAGAGACCCCAAATCTCACCACGTCCCAACGCAAGGCAATTTTAGACAAATACAAGAGTACCGGCGATGTTTTTCCTTTTATTACCTATTTTCTCAACTCGCTGATACTCTCATTTTCCGCCGCCTTTGTGACCGTGCTGCTGGCCATACTCGGGGCATACTCCTTTAGCCGGCTTCGCTATCCAGGACGGTCCCTTATTCAGCGGGGAGTGCTCTTCGTCTATATGTTCGGAGGCATCCTTCTGCTTATTCCCCTCTATCGGATGTTCGTAAACCTCGGGTGGGTCAGTATCCCATCGGGAGCTTTCCTGAGCTTGCTCATCATCTATATCGTCCAGACCCTTCCCGTTTCCCTTTACATGCTGGGAAACTACTTCAGGACCATCCCCTTTTCTATCGAAGAGGCGGCCATGATCGAAGGATCAACCCGTTTCGGTACCATCTGGCGTATCATCATTCCCCTCTCCATTTCCGCAATCGTGACGGTCTTTATTTACTGTTTCATGATAGCCTGGAATGAGTACCTCTTTGCCTCGGTCTTCCTGAAGAATTTTCGAGACCTCTACACCCTTCCCATGGGGCTTAAGGCCCTGATCCATAGCAAAAACGCCATCTGGGACAGGATCATGGCCGCATCGGTGCTCACTGCCACGCCGGTCATCGTTCTCTTCATGACCGTTCAGAAAAACCTTGCCGGAGGCATGACCGAAGGAGGGGTCAAGGAATAG
- the mgrA gene encoding L-glyceraldehyde 3-phosphate reductase, translated as MNYQADEKRYERMEYRRCGRSGLKLPIISLGLWHNFGGVDTLENGRAMLHRAFDLGITHFDLANNYGPPYGSAEENFGKIFKQDFLPYRDELVISTKAGYDMWPGPYGNWGSRKYLLASLDQSLSRMGLDYVDIFYSHRFDPETPLEETMGAMASAVKQGKALYAGISSYSAEKTKEAASILRGMGVPLLIHQPSYSMLNRWIEKELLAALEEEGVGCITFSPLAQGMLTDKYLKAIPAGSRAAKSNTALDASLLTRENLSHIAKLNELAAARGQTLAQMALSWNLRNSQVTSVLIGASSPKQIEENAEIVGKLTFSSDELAEIDRWAQEGGINLWAESSKY; from the coding sequence ATGAATTACCAAGCAGACGAAAAACGATACGAACGGATGGAGTACCGCCGTTGCGGTAGAAGCGGTTTGAAGCTGCCGATCATAAGTCTGGGCCTCTGGCATAACTTCGGCGGGGTTGATACCCTTGAGAATGGGCGGGCCATGCTGCACCGTGCCTTTGATCTCGGAATCACCCACTTTGATCTGGCAAACAATTACGGACCGCCTTACGGATCGGCGGAGGAAAACTTCGGGAAGATCTTCAAGCAGGATTTCCTCCCCTATCGAGACGAGTTGGTCATTTCAACCAAGGCAGGCTACGATATGTGGCCGGGCCCTTACGGGAACTGGGGTAGCAGAAAGTATCTTCTCGCAAGCCTGGACCAAAGTCTTTCCCGGATGGGTCTCGATTATGTCGACATCTTCTACAGCCATCGTTTCGACCCGGAGACACCGCTTGAAGAAACCATGGGAGCCATGGCTTCGGCAGTGAAACAGGGGAAGGCCCTTTATGCGGGAATTTCCAGTTACAGTGCGGAAAAAACGAAAGAGGCGGCATCGATTCTCCGTGGCATGGGCGTGCCCCTTTTGATCCATCAGCCCAGCTACTCCATGCTCAATCGCTGGATTGAGAAAGAGCTGCTTGCCGCCCTGGAAGAAGAGGGTGTGGGCTGCATCACGTTTAGTCCTCTGGCTCAGGGAATGCTTACCGATAAATATCTCAAGGCAATTCCGGCAGGCTCCCGGGCAGCAAAGAGCAATACGGCCCTGGATGCCTCGCTCCTGACCAGGGAAAACCTTAGCCACATCGCAAAACTCAACGAGCTTGCCGCCGCCCGCGGCCAGACCCTGGCCCAGATGGCGCTGAGCTGGAACCTGCGAAACAGCCAGGTGACCTCGGTTCTGATCGGGGCAAGCAGCCCGAAGCAGATCGAAGAAAATGCCGAAATTGTGGGTAAGCTTACCTTTTCCAGCGACGAGCTTGCCGAGATCGACAGATGGGCCCAGGAGGGAGGCATCAACCTCTGGGCGGAATCGAGCAAATACTAA
- a CDS encoding sodium-dependent transporter codes for MKRETWGSRAGFILAAVGSAIGLGNIWRFPYMAFENGGGAFLIPYFFALVTAGIPILILEFSLGHKMKGSAPFTFAKLNRKWEWLGWWQVFISFVIAVYYVVIVGWAISYVGYSFTLAWGDKTVAFFTGDFLGLTDSPFHLGGFRWGIVAATLFAWLVSFVVLYAGVKSGIEKANKIFMPLLIVILLIVMVRGVTLPGAADGLERLFRPDFSKMLSGRVWIAAYGQIFFSLSIAFAIMLTYASYLPEKSDIVNNAFMTGLLNCGFSILSGITVFSIIGFMTQQAGGQLPEKLSGVFLAFATIPQAINQLPTMSVLVGILFFLSLTFAGLSSFISINEVLVSSFADKLNLPRKKVVVGYTLIAGLVSLVFTTGAGLYILDIVDHWVNNFGVVLSGLTELIFIGWICKLITLRDHFEPVSDFKVGMWWELTVKFVTPFVLAVTAVQGFIQEFTSPYGGYQLGPLIAYGWAVVLLIVILGVVFGKTKWADPGAFAPSKAKS; via the coding sequence ATGAAACGAGAAACATGGGGTAGCAGGGCAGGATTTATCCTTGCTGCTGTCGGTTCCGCAATCGGTCTGGGAAATATCTGGCGATTTCCCTATATGGCCTTTGAAAACGGAGGGGGTGCTTTTCTTATCCCCTATTTCTTCGCCTTGGTTACAGCAGGAATTCCTATTTTGATTCTGGAGTTTTCCCTCGGGCATAAAATGAAGGGGAGCGCTCCCTTTACCTTTGCAAAACTTAACAGAAAATGGGAATGGCTTGGTTGGTGGCAGGTGTTTATCAGTTTTGTCATCGCCGTCTATTATGTGGTTATTGTAGGCTGGGCCATCAGCTATGTGGGCTACTCCTTTACTCTGGCGTGGGGTGATAAGACGGTTGCCTTTTTTACAGGAGATTTTTTAGGTCTCACCGATAGTCCCTTTCACTTAGGGGGCTTCCGATGGGGAATCGTTGCAGCAACCCTTTTCGCATGGCTTGTAAGTTTTGTTGTGCTCTACGCAGGTGTAAAGTCGGGAATTGAAAAGGCTAACAAGATCTTCATGCCACTTTTAATTGTTATTCTGCTGATCGTTATGGTTCGCGGCGTTACCCTTCCCGGGGCCGCAGACGGCCTTGAACGGCTCTTTCGTCCTGATTTCAGCAAGATGCTCAGCGGCAGGGTCTGGATTGCCGCCTATGGTCAGATCTTTTTCAGCCTGAGTATTGCCTTTGCCATCATGCTCACCTATGCAAGCTATCTCCCGGAGAAGTCGGATATCGTCAATAATGCCTTTATGACGGGATTGCTGAATTGTGGTTTCAGCATTCTTTCGGGGATCACCGTGTTTAGCATTATCGGCTTTATGACACAGCAGGCGGGGGGACAACTTCCTGAAAAACTGAGCGGGGTCTTTCTTGCTTTCGCCACCATTCCCCAGGCAATCAACCAACTCCCGACAATGAGTGTCCTCGTGGGAATCCTCTTTTTTCTCTCTTTGACCTTTGCCGGGCTTTCGTCGTTTATATCGATTAATGAGGTCCTTGTCTCTTCTTTTGCCGACAAGCTTAATCTTCCCCGGAAAAAAGTGGTTGTCGGCTATACCCTCATTGCAGGCCTGGTAAGCCTTGTATTTACCACCGGCGCCGGGCTGTATATTCTCGACATCGTCGATCACTGGGTCAACAACTTTGGCGTCGTATTGTCTGGCTTGACGGAGCTTATCTTTATCGGTTGGATCTGTAAGCTCATTACGTTACGTGATCATTTCGAGCCCGTTTCCGACTTTAAAGTAGGCATGTGGTGGGAGTTGACCGTTAAGTTCGTCACCCCTTTTGTTTTAGCCGTTACCGCGGTTCAGGGCTTTATTCAGGAGTTTACCAGCCCCTATGGTGGTTACCAGCTTGGACCGCTTATCGCATACGGTTGGGCCGTTGTATTGCTCATCGTCATCTTGGGTGTCGTCTTCGGTAAAACAAAGTGGGCCGATCCCGGAGCCTTCGCACCATCGAAAGCAAAGAGCTAA
- a CDS encoding MetS family NSS transporter small subunit, translated as MSIGAIIFMIFGLLLTWGGAAVCISIALRKRNL; from the coding sequence ATGTCTATTGGAGCCATTATTTTTATGATTTTCGGGCTTCTGCTCACCTGGGGTGGGGCCGCAGTTTGTATTTCCATTGCATTGCGCAAGAGGAATTTGTAG
- a CDS encoding 2-oxo acid dehydrogenase subunit E2, translating into MKSYDIAAYPASRLATFDVGTIARRRHDIAGLIEVDVTLARQRIRKRIRSGEDISFMAWFLKVLAKTLEEYPHMHAINARRCRQVLFHDVDISLPIERELEGKRVPLVTLVRHVNKKTIEEIGREIRCAASKSIDSEKDYILSDAARKRGAWKSTLFYRFPQWLRMIVWKGIMRNPFVIQKHMGTVIVTNVGGSGRFPGWIIPKTIHNLCVGLGSITKKPWVVGNEIVVREILHMTLLFNHDVVDGVPAARFSGKLTARLEQADEL; encoded by the coding sequence ATGAAATCGTACGACATTGCCGCATACCCTGCATCAAGGCTTGCCACCTTTGATGTTGGGACCATTGCCCGCAGACGACATGATATTGCGGGGCTTATCGAGGTTGATGTCACCCTTGCCCGGCAGAGGATTCGGAAACGTATCCGATCAGGGGAAGATATCAGCTTTATGGCATGGTTTCTCAAGGTTTTAGCCAAAACCTTAGAAGAGTATCCGCACATGCATGCGATCAATGCCAGGCGATGCCGACAGGTGCTGTTCCACGATGTCGATATCTCGCTGCCGATTGAGCGGGAGCTTGAGGGAAAGCGGGTGCCTCTTGTTACCCTTGTCAGGCACGTCAACAAGAAGACAATAGAAGAGATCGGCAGGGAGATCCGCTGTGCAGCCAGCAAAAGCATCGACAGTGAAAAGGACTACATTCTTTCAGACGCAGCGAGAAAACGGGGGGCGTGGAAGAGCACGCTCTTTTATCGGTTTCCCCAGTGGCTTCGAATGATCGTCTGGAAAGGTATCATGAGGAATCCCTTCGTCATACAAAAACATATGGGTACGGTCATTGTGACGAATGTCGGAGGAAGCGGGCGTTTCCCCGGATGGATTATTCCCAAGACCATACACAATCTTTGTGTGGGCCTTGGATCGATTACAAAAAAACCGTGGGTTGTGGGCAATGAGATTGTTGTCAGAGAGATCCTCCACATGACTTTATTGTTTAATCATGATGTGGTCGACGGAGTCCCTGCAGCGCGTTTTTCAGGAAAACTGACGGCCCGCCTCGAGCAGGCTGACGAGTTGTAG
- a CDS encoding helix-turn-helix transcriptional regulator, with the protein MSRSLRFPQIEQLLLDHPEGLHRAEIARRLGVHKSTIGRDITLLTSQLPLIEESDGRIRLDRHGYLHTIHLTMHELEALHLSARLFSKVMRFPFPHASAALRKLADAQGRVSPALAARIRDTAEELDEFISESSGDYDAYRQVIEELGIAISEMRPVKISHFSREKQSTRQFHLFPVTLEPHPEGKAVHLIGWDLNACPPFFRTIKTERIESVMLGPPDPELFAGIPTERMMAGLRNAWSIWSTDAPPIPVRLCFSSVVADRVAETQWHSSQKLDYLPDGRLIWSALIAEPKEMYPWIRGWGPDVEILEPEDLRLRHRRDFERGVALYAEKGTTDV; encoded by the coding sequence ATGTCCCGTTCTCTGCGATTTCCCCAGATCGAGCAGCTGCTGCTTGACCACCCGGAAGGCCTGCATCGGGCAGAGATCGCCCGACGCCTTGGCGTGCATAAATCCACCATCGGCCGGGATATCACCCTGCTTACCAGCCAGCTGCCCCTGATCGAAGAATCCGACGGCCGTATCCGCCTGGATCGCCACGGCTATCTCCACACCATTCACCTTACCATGCATGAGCTTGAGGCGCTTCATCTTTCTGCCAGACTCTTTTCCAAGGTAATGCGATTTCCCTTTCCCCATGCCTCGGCTGCCCTACGTAAACTGGCCGATGCCCAGGGGCGGGTAAGCCCGGCCCTGGCAGCTCGAATACGGGATACCGCAGAGGAGCTGGATGAATTTATCTCAGAATCTTCGGGAGATTACGATGCCTACCGGCAGGTGATCGAAGAGCTCGGCATTGCAATATCCGAAATGCGACCGGTGAAGATCAGCCATTTTTCCCGGGAGAAACAAAGTACGAGACAATTTCACCTCTTTCCCGTTACCCTCGAACCCCATCCCGAAGGCAAGGCCGTCCATCTCATTGGTTGGGACCTGAATGCCTGTCCGCCTTTTTTCCGCACCATCAAAACCGAACGGATCGAATCGGTAATGCTGGGGCCCCCTGATCCTGAGCTTTTTGCCGGCATCCCCACCGAACGCATGATGGCAGGACTCCGCAACGCCTGGAGCATCTGGAGTACCGATGCTCCTCCCATTCCGGTACGGCTCTGCTTCTCTTCGGTGGTGGCGGACCGGGTTGCCGAGACCCAGTGGCACAGCAGCCAAAAGCTCGACTACCTGCCCGACGGACGTCTCATCTGGTCCGCGCTCATCGCCGAACCCAAAGAAATGTACCCCTGGATCCGCGGCTGGGGTCCCGATGTCGAAATCCTCGAGCCCGAAGACTTACGCCTGCGACACAGAAGAGATTTTGAACGCGGGGTCGCGCTTTATGCCGAAAAGGGGACAACGGATGTGTAG